From a single Adhaeribacter swui genomic region:
- a CDS encoding nucleoside hydrolase, with the protein MKKTKLPFLLLFCGSLFWAGCQSKTTDTTNTTDSSTKTADAVQKKPLKIILDSDIGQDCDDAAAMALLHQFADKGEVEILATMFPMQDPMGAPALDVINTYYGRPDIPIGTYKGNFKYLGELWDHYNTKLAKNFPHDLKSGKDAPDAVSLYRQILAKQADTSVVIVAVGPERLLADLLKTGPDSYSNLSGPDLVKQKVKMLTVMGAGFQKGHEWNIKISPDASKLVAETWPTPIVYSGFEIGEAIRTGNRLLTEAPKNSPVRASFENHPFVDSTTHDRQSWDQTAVLYAVRGLQNNWKLESNGYNFIDETGKNEWRQDTDKNHSYLLLNRPAAEVAREIEDLMVAPPIKIH; encoded by the coding sequence ATGAAGAAAACGAAACTTCCCTTTCTACTTTTATTTTGCGGCAGTCTTTTCTGGGCCGGCTGTCAATCAAAAACAACCGATACGACCAATACTACCGATTCATCAACTAAAACAGCGGACGCCGTTCAGAAAAAACCTTTAAAAATTATTCTGGATAGCGATATCGGGCAGGATTGCGACGATGCCGCCGCCATGGCTTTACTGCACCAGTTTGCCGATAAAGGCGAAGTAGAAATACTGGCTACCATGTTCCCGATGCAGGACCCCATGGGCGCACCGGCCCTGGATGTAATTAACACGTATTACGGCCGCCCCGATATACCCATTGGCACCTACAAAGGAAATTTTAAATATTTGGGCGAGTTGTGGGACCATTACAATACCAAGCTGGCCAAAAATTTTCCGCACGATTTAAAATCCGGCAAAGACGCCCCGGACGCGGTTAGCTTATACCGGCAAATTTTAGCTAAGCAAGCAGATACCAGCGTGGTAATTGTAGCGGTTGGCCCGGAACGCTTACTCGCCGATTTGTTAAAAACCGGTCCGGATAGTTACAGCAATTTAAGTGGCCCTGATTTGGTGAAGCAAAAAGTAAAAATGCTGACGGTAATGGGCGCCGGTTTCCAGAAAGGCCACGAGTGGAATATTAAAATTTCGCCGGATGCCTCTAAACTGGTGGCCGAAACCTGGCCTACGCCTATCGTTTACAGCGGCTTCGAAATAGGCGAAGCCATCCGTACCGGCAACCGTTTACTCACCGAAGCTCCTAAAAATAGCCCCGTCCGGGCTTCGTTCGAAAACCATCCTTTCGTAGACTCTACCACCCACGACCGCCAGAGTTGGGACCAAACGGCCGTGCTGTACGCAGTGCGTGGCCTGCAAAATAACTGGAAACTGGAAAGCAATGGCTACAATTTTATAGATGAAACCGGCAAAAACGAATGGCGCCAGGATACCGATAAAAATCACAGTTATTTACTTTTAAACCGGCCTGCCGCCGAAGTAGCCCGAGAAATTGAAGATTTAATGGTAGCGCCCCCCATTAAAATCCACTAG
- a CDS encoding STAS/SEC14 domain-containing protein has product MKQELKNAFGRVFLTIEVDHKNKWVSVNWTGYLTEDNIKTGVLAYTQTMADAKLHCVLNDTSQILGGWDHSLEWVINEWAPRASRAGLKYFALVSTPESFADSTASTFKANLKSFRAKVFNDIIKAEDWLRRFSLRS; this is encoded by the coding sequence ATGAAACAAGAACTTAAGAATGCATTCGGCCGGGTTTTTCTAACCATTGAGGTAGACCATAAAAATAAATGGGTATCGGTAAATTGGACGGGCTACTTAACCGAAGACAATATTAAGACCGGTGTTCTGGCTTATACCCAAACCATGGCCGACGCAAAGTTGCATTGTGTGTTAAACGATACCAGTCAGATTTTAGGGGGGTGGGACCATTCGCTGGAGTGGGTGATAAACGAATGGGCGCCCCGGGCTTCGCGGGCAGGTTTAAAATATTTTGCCCTGGTATCTACCCCCGAATCGTTTGCCGACTCCACGGCATCAACTTTTAAAGCTAACCTAAAATCTTTTCGGGCCAAGGTTTTTAACGACATAATAAAGGCCGAAGATTGGTTGCGGCGGTTTTCGTTGCGCAGTTAA
- a CDS encoding FkbM family methyltransferase — protein sequence MLLAQLQKVEEIATSSKVSRLLAHPYRYLKAIGYRQFLYPFLKKGWRVQAQTFWQEPFWVDLPAGTDIYLTGGKADESEIRLARYLIKTLKPYDTFIDVGSHFGYFSRLALQILKNTGSVVAVEPSKKTFALLQKNLAGYSRAIAVHCLIGAENSQKTFYEFPVNYSEYNTAFPEQFAEHGWYKKAAIDKYTLDCKTLDSLVAEHNLKPQIIKIDTEGSEHEVILGAQKLLTGNKTVALVMEYLSKARHNQAHVQATAILKNLGYLPFVINPDSTLTSCPDVEQHLEKTKRESDNIVYRYQN from the coding sequence ATGCTGCTCGCTCAATTACAAAAAGTAGAGGAAATAGCCACGAGCTCTAAGGTATCCCGGTTGCTGGCGCACCCCTACCGTTACCTGAAAGCTATTGGCTACCGGCAATTTTTATATCCGTTTTTAAAAAAAGGTTGGCGGGTGCAGGCCCAAACTTTCTGGCAGGAACCTTTTTGGGTAGATTTACCGGCCGGTACGGATATTTACCTCACGGGTGGCAAGGCCGATGAATCGGAAATAAGGCTGGCCCGTTACCTGATTAAAACTTTAAAACCCTACGACACCTTTATTGATGTAGGCAGTCATTTTGGTTATTTTTCGCGGCTGGCCCTGCAAATTTTAAAAAATACCGGAAGCGTAGTGGCCGTAGAACCGTCGAAGAAAACGTTTGCTTTGCTCCAGAAAAATTTGGCCGGTTACTCCCGCGCCATTGCGGTACACTGTTTAATAGGCGCTGAAAATAGCCAGAAAACTTTTTATGAATTTCCGGTAAATTACTCCGAATACAACACCGCCTTTCCGGAGCAGTTTGCCGAACACGGTTGGTATAAAAAAGCGGCCATAGATAAGTACACCTTGGATTGTAAAACCCTGGATAGTCTGGTAGCCGAACACAACCTAAAGCCCCAGATTATTAAAATAGATACCGAAGGCTCCGAACACGAAGTTATTCTGGGGGCTCAAAAACTGCTCACCGGCAATAAAACCGTAGCTTTGGTAATGGAGTATCTTAGTAAAGCCCGCCACAACCAAGCCCACGTACAAGCTACCGCTATTTTAAAAAATTTAGGTTATTTGCCATTTGTTATTAACCCGGATAGCACTTTAACTAGCTGCCCCGATGTAGAGCAGCATCTCGAAAAAACCAAGCGCGAAAGCGATAACATCGTGTATCGCTACCAGAATTAA
- a CDS encoding sugar phosphate isomerase/epimerase family protein, producing MFSPSGIFKKLVKSRFQISWIALLVFVSLLGIQCKTEKSASKSAGATKSIYSRDNLVAWCIVPYDVKERTPEERAQMLNKLGITKLAYDWREKHISTFDAELEALKKHNIQLQSFWYMSGPEPEKDKNLKIILDVLQRHNVKTQIWCMLVNIKGLDSMTQEQKVVAHAKPLRYIAEQAAKIGCSVGLYNHGGWYGMPENQVQLIDYLKMPNLGIVYNFHHAEDDVERFPQFLPLIKPHLMTVTLMGLVKGPRAKVVPVGQGNAEQEMMRLVKESGYTGPISIINEDTAPDAEEGLRLNMTGLQKILQAMGETEALKTYQ from the coding sequence ATGTTCTCGCCTTCCGGAATTTTTAAAAAATTAGTTAAAAGTAGATTTCAGATTTCGTGGATCGCTTTGCTGGTGTTTGTAAGCTTGTTAGGTATACAGTGTAAAACTGAGAAAAGCGCCAGCAAATCAGCGGGGGCAACCAAAAGCATTTACTCCCGCGACAACCTGGTGGCTTGGTGCATTGTACCTTACGATGTAAAAGAACGCACTCCGGAAGAACGGGCGCAAATGTTGAACAAATTAGGCATTACGAAACTGGCTTACGACTGGCGCGAAAAACACATTTCTACCTTCGATGCCGAGCTGGAAGCTTTGAAAAAGCACAACATTCAATTACAATCGTTCTGGTACATGTCGGGTCCGGAGCCGGAAAAAGATAAAAATTTAAAAATTATCCTGGATGTACTTCAGCGCCACAACGTGAAAACCCAGATCTGGTGTATGCTGGTAAACATCAAAGGCCTGGACTCCATGACGCAGGAGCAAAAAGTAGTTGCCCACGCCAAACCGCTTCGTTACATTGCCGAACAAGCTGCTAAAATTGGCTGTTCGGTGGGTTTGTATAATCATGGCGGCTGGTATGGTATGCCTGAGAACCAGGTGCAGCTTATCGATTACCTCAAAATGCCCAATCTGGGCATTGTTTACAATTTTCACCACGCCGAAGACGATGTAGAACGTTTCCCACAGTTTTTACCCCTGATAAAACCCCACCTGATGACGGTAACTTTAATGGGTTTAGTTAAAGGCCCGCGAGCCAAAGTAGTGCCGGTGGGGCAAGGCAACGCCGAGCAGGAAATGATGCGCCTGGTAAAAGAAAGCGGGTACACCGGACCCATCAGCATTATCAACGAAGATACCGCTCCGGACGCGGAAGAAGGTTTGCGGTTGAATATGACCGGCCTGCAAAAAATTTTACAAGCTATGGGTGAAACCGAAGCCTTAAAAACCTATCAATAG
- a CDS encoding NUDIX hydrolase, protein MNTEEEVNDFVHHGHQEYLTHLSIDSVIFGYHEQQLKILLLKWKGYDGWGLPGGFIKKREPLSDAAYRILKERTNLSNLFLQQFYVFGDSPYRVKERSPHEFRDKFNLQVEDDNWLFKRTLAIGYFALVDYSKVIVQTDFFTESYRWWEVDAIPPLLFDHNDAVDKALLTLRLQIYHQPIGYNLLPEKFTLPEIHSLYETILSKELDQRNFAKKLVTLGLIQKLDERRSIGAHRSPYLYQFVKEKYEQALQEGIVHTY, encoded by the coding sequence ATGAACACGGAAGAAGAAGTAAATGACTTTGTGCACCATGGTCACCAGGAGTACCTGACACACCTGAGCATCGATTCGGTAATATTTGGTTACCACGAGCAGCAGCTCAAGATTTTACTCCTGAAATGGAAAGGCTATGATGGATGGGGTTTGCCCGGCGGATTTATAAAAAAAAGAGAACCTTTAAGCGACGCTGCTTACCGGATTTTAAAGGAAAGAACCAACCTGAGCAATTTATTTCTGCAACAGTTTTACGTTTTCGGCGATTCGCCGTACCGGGTTAAGGAAAGAAGCCCGCACGAATTCCGGGATAAATTTAATTTACAAGTAGAGGATGATAATTGGCTGTTTAAGCGAACCCTGGCTATTGGCTATTTTGCGTTGGTCGATTATTCAAAGGTAATTGTGCAAACCGATTTTTTTACCGAATCATACCGGTGGTGGGAAGTGGATGCCATTCCCCCGCTGTTATTCGACCACAACGATGCTGTAGATAAAGCTTTGCTGACCTTACGTTTACAGATTTATCACCAGCCCATTGGCTACAACCTGTTACCCGAAAAGTTTACCCTCCCGGAAATACACTCGCTTTACGAAACCATCTTGAGCAAAGAACTGGATCAACGTAACTTCGCCAAGAAGCTGGTTACCCTGGGTTTAATTCAAAAGTTAGATGAACGCCGGTCTATTGGGGCGCACCGCTCGCCTTATTTGTACCAGTTTGTAAAAGAAAAATACGAGCAGGCTTTACAAGAAGGCATTGTGCATACCTATTAA
- a CDS encoding ThuA domain-containing protein yields the protein MRSLFLSPLRKFFGAAILCLFTLGLWSYRVVKETPRILIFSKTAAFRHASIEAGQKAFRQMGQQHGFAVDTTENAARFTEENLKKYRAVVFLNTTGDVLNPIQQNAFERYIQAGGGYLGIHAAADTEYGWPWYNKLAGAWFESHPNPDNVQKGTFIVQDKTHPATSFLPEKWERIDEFYSYKNISPDIKVLLKIDEKTYRGGTNGDNHPMAWYQEFDGGRSFYTASGHTDATFAEPLFLKHLYAGLHYVMGGDAPKPLNYSKAKVKRMPEENRFSKVVLEEKLDEPMELTVLPDNRVLFVERRGNLKMYSPVTGKTKVVTKIPVNTKVTDKEGKVGEDEGGLLGITKDPDFLKNNWIYLYYSPEGREAKNILARYEFKDNELVLASKKVILEVPTQREISGHAAGSLAFDAQGNLYISTGDNINPQQSNGFSPSDERPGRSPFDAQMTSANTNDLRGKILRIHPEADGSYTIPVGNLFPKGTSKTRPEIYTMGHRNPFRISIDPKTNYLYWGDIGPDAAQANEKRGPAGQDEVGQARQAGNYGWPYFVGDNKPYYKYDFATNQSGELYNPEKPINNSVNNTGLNQLPQAQKAFIWYPYAESKEFPLVGAGGRSAMAGPVFYADQFKNAKRSFPDYYDGKLLIYEWMRGWLMAVTLDANGNYSSMERIMPSYKFSNPSDLEFGPDGDLYMLEYGSGWFTQNDDARLVRIEYNAGNRKPVVQIASSKKGGAVPFKAQLSSKGTQDADNDALKYTWKVVPQNGGNAKTYNEANPTITLDKAGVYKATLTVTDTKGGSSSRSLEIMAGNEEPVLTFETKNSNQTFFFPNQPFEYEVKVSDKEDGSLANGKIKPEAVAMNIDYLPEGYDLVTIAQGHRSADAAAGVVKGRSLIESSDCKACHSIDKKSIGPAYKQVAFKYKNDAGAAERLAKKVISGGSGVWGEVAMSAHPQLTSADATEMVKYVLSLAQENQAVPSLPVKGSYTMAIPAGDKGEGRFVVRAAYKDKGSAGVPSITAEKTLLLRNARIPAGKADKVESVMKYGTIIIASVNNSSIGFSNVDLTNISLIAFNAAALKAQLNAAGGFIEVHLDAPTGKLIGQTPFIATQEAANPTSMPPAITAKLANVSGMHDVYFVFKNDKAPAGQSLFVVINVEFQNSQSANAGTHPTMGAAPKLTAKDLEAYAGKYKMSGLPFEYIEVIPKAGKLLMSAGGNEGELTPGAEADVFAGGNGTIIKFGRNPNKQVATLTLQVQGLSFEGAK from the coding sequence ATGAGGTCTTTATTTCTTTCACCGCTCCGGAAATTTTTCGGAGCGGCAATCCTTTGTCTGTTTACCCTAGGACTGTGGTCTTACCGGGTAGTTAAAGAAACTCCTCGGATTTTAATATTCAGTAAAACCGCGGCTTTCCGGCATGCTTCTATTGAGGCCGGACAAAAAGCTTTCCGGCAGATGGGGCAGCAACACGGCTTTGCCGTGGACACTACCGAAAATGCTGCCCGGTTTACCGAAGAAAATTTAAAAAAATACCGTGCTGTCGTATTCCTCAATACCACCGGCGATGTGCTTAATCCGATTCAGCAAAACGCCTTTGAACGCTACATTCAGGCGGGTGGCGGTTACCTGGGTATTCATGCAGCCGCCGATACCGAATACGGTTGGCCCTGGTACAACAAATTAGCTGGCGCCTGGTTCGAAAGCCACCCTAACCCGGATAACGTACAAAAAGGCACGTTTATCGTGCAAGATAAAACGCACCCGGCGACCAGCTTTTTACCCGAAAAATGGGAACGGATCGATGAGTTTTACTCCTACAAAAATATTAGCCCCGATATAAAAGTTTTATTGAAAATAGACGAGAAAACTTACCGTGGCGGCACCAACGGCGATAATCATCCCATGGCCTGGTACCAGGAGTTTGACGGAGGGCGGTCTTTTTACACGGCGAGCGGGCACACCGATGCTACTTTCGCGGAGCCGCTTTTCCTTAAACATTTGTACGCCGGTTTGCATTATGTAATGGGCGGCGATGCCCCTAAACCGCTCAACTACAGCAAAGCCAAGGTGAAAAGAATGCCGGAAGAAAACCGCTTCTCGAAAGTGGTACTGGAAGAAAAACTCGATGAACCCATGGAGCTAACGGTTTTGCCGGATAACCGGGTATTGTTTGTGGAGCGCCGTGGAAATTTAAAAATGTACAGCCCCGTTACCGGCAAAACTAAAGTTGTTACTAAAATTCCGGTAAACACCAAAGTTACCGATAAAGAAGGCAAAGTAGGCGAAGACGAAGGCGGTTTGCTAGGCATCACCAAAGACCCTGATTTTTTAAAAAATAACTGGATTTACCTCTACTACTCCCCCGAAGGAAGGGAGGCTAAAAATATTTTAGCCCGATACGAGTTTAAAGATAATGAGCTGGTGCTGGCGTCTAAAAAAGTAATTCTGGAGGTGCCTACCCAACGGGAAATTAGCGGCCACGCTGCCGGTTCTTTGGCTTTCGATGCGCAAGGTAATTTGTATATTTCTACGGGCGATAACATTAACCCGCAGCAATCCAACGGCTTTAGCCCTTCGGATGAACGGCCCGGACGTTCGCCTTTTGACGCCCAAATGACGTCGGCCAACACCAATGATTTAAGGGGTAAAATTCTGCGCATCCACCCGGAGGCGGATGGTTCGTACACCATCCCGGTTGGCAATTTATTTCCGAAAGGAACGTCTAAAACCCGGCCCGAAATCTACACCATGGGCCACCGCAACCCTTTTAGAATATCCATTGATCCCAAAACCAATTATTTGTACTGGGGCGATATTGGCCCGGATGCTGCGCAGGCAAACGAAAAACGGGGGCCAGCCGGTCAGGACGAAGTGGGCCAGGCCCGCCAAGCTGGTAACTACGGCTGGCCTTATTTTGTCGGCGATAATAAACCATATTACAAGTATGATTTTGCTACTAACCAATCCGGCGAACTTTACAACCCAGAAAAACCCATTAACAATTCCGTAAATAACACGGGCTTAAACCAGTTGCCTCAGGCCCAAAAAGCGTTTATCTGGTATCCTTACGCCGAATCTAAAGAGTTTCCGTTGGTAGGTGCGGGTGGTCGTTCGGCCATGGCCGGACCGGTATTTTACGCCGACCAATTTAAAAACGCCAAACGTTCTTTTCCCGATTACTACGATGGCAAGCTCTTAATCTACGAGTGGATGCGCGGCTGGCTCATGGCAGTTACCCTAGACGCCAACGGCAACTACAGTTCCATGGAGCGGATTATGCCCAGTTACAAGTTTTCGAACCCCTCTGATTTGGAGTTTGGCCCGGATGGAGACTTATATATGCTGGAATACGGCAGCGGCTGGTTCACGCAAAACGATGATGCCCGCCTGGTACGCATTGAATACAATGCGGGTAACCGCAAACCCGTGGTACAAATTGCCTCGAGCAAAAAAGGCGGTGCTGTTCCGTTTAAAGCGCAGCTTTCTTCTAAAGGTACCCAGGATGCCGATAATGATGCCTTAAAATACACCTGGAAAGTAGTTCCTCAGAATGGTGGTAACGCTAAAACATATAACGAAGCCAACCCAACCATTACCCTGGATAAAGCCGGTGTTTATAAAGCCACCCTTACTGTAACCGATACTAAAGGAGGCAGCAGTTCCCGTTCCCTGGAAATTATGGCGGGCAACGAAGAACCGGTTTTAACCTTCGAAACAAAGAACAGTAATCAAACTTTCTTTTTCCCGAATCAACCATTTGAGTACGAAGTAAAAGTGAGTGATAAGGAAGATGGTAGTTTAGCGAACGGTAAAATTAAGCCGGAGGCAGTAGCCATGAACATTGATTATTTGCCGGAAGGGTATGACCTCGTAACCATTGCGCAAGGCCACCGCAGTGCCGATGCTGCAGCAGGCGTGGTAAAAGGCCGCAGCTTAATCGAAAGCAGCGATTGCAAAGCCTGCCACAGCATCGATAAAAAATCAATTGGCCCGGCTTACAAGCAGGTTGCCTTTAAATACAAAAACGATGCGGGCGCCGCCGAACGATTGGCCAAAAAGGTTATTTCGGGCGGCAGCGGAGTGTGGGGCGAAGTAGCTATGAGTGCGCATCCGCAATTAACTTCCGCTGATGCTACCGAAATGGTGAAGTACGTTTTAAGTCTGGCCCAGGAAAACCAAGCTGTTCCGTCTTTACCCGTAAAAGGCAGCTATACCATGGCGATTCCGGCCGGCGACAAAGGCGAAGGTAGGTTTGTGGTACGGGCCGCGTACAAAGACAAAGGCAGTGCGGGAGTTCCATCCATTACCGCGGAAAAAACGTTGTTGCTCCGGAATGCCCGAATACCCGCCGGCAAAGCCGATAAAGTAGAGAGTGTGATGAAGTATGGTACCATAATCATTGCCTCTGTAAATAACTCCAGCATTGGATTTAGCAACGTAGATTTAACCAATATCAGTCTGATAGCTTTTAATGCGGCCGCGCTTAAAGCCCAATTAAATGCGGCTGGTGGCTTCATTGAAGTGCACTTAGACGCACCCACCGGAAAGCTGATAGGTCAAACTCCTTTTATTGCCACCCAGGAAGCCGCCAACCCAACCAGCATGCCACCCGCCATAACAGCTAAATTGGCGAATGTCTCCGGTATGCATGACGTGTACTTTGTTTTTAAAAATGATAAAGCCCCGGCTGGTCAATCGTTGTTTGTGGTAATCAATGTAGAGTTTCAGAATAGCCAATCCGCAAACGCCGGTACCCACCCAACTATGGGCGCTGCTCCTAAACTTACCGCTAAAGATCTGGAAGCCTATGCCGGGAAGTACAAAATGTCGGGCTTACCATTCGAGTACATTGAAGTTATTCCCAAAGCAGGAAAGTTACTGATGAGTGCTGGTGGCAACGAAGGGGAACTTACTCCTGGTGCCGAAGCCGATGTATTTGCCGGCGGCAACGGCACTATTATAAAGTTTGGCCGCAATCCAAACAAGCAGGTTGCCACCCTTACCCTACAGGTACAAGGCCTTTCGTTTGAAGGTGCCAAATAG
- a CDS encoding winged helix-turn-helix transcriptional regulator — protein MRDDRFSGESCPMTRAMATLGSKWKPIIIHTLNTQKLRFGQLNDLIPLITRKVLTEHLKEMEEDGILLREAFSELPPRVEYSLTEKGLALLPILRSVCEWNAQFGSTEDCNLENTTIQTASKIKK, from the coding sequence ATGAGAGACGATAGATTTTCGGGAGAAAGTTGCCCCATGACCCGGGCGATGGCTACTTTAGGAAGCAAATGGAAACCAATTATTATTCATACCTTAAATACCCAAAAGCTCCGCTTTGGGCAATTGAACGACTTAATACCTTTAATTACCCGCAAAGTGTTAACCGAGCATTTAAAAGAAATGGAAGAAGATGGCATTTTACTCCGGGAAGCCTTTAGTGAATTGCCCCCGCGGGTAGAATATTCTCTAACCGAAAAAGGCCTGGCGCTTTTACCCATCTTAAGATCGGTGTGCGAGTGGAACGCGCAATTCGGAAGTACCGAGGACTGCAATCTGGAAAATACCACTATCCAGACTGCCTCTAAAATAAAAAAATAG
- a CDS encoding efflux RND transporter periplasmic adaptor subunit, protein MKKLKKISYTHSVAVLGLVTLLFVSACSSKETAQTAPPPPPALPVISLEANAVTTYQEYPATVEGLTNIEIRPQVNGYLDQVYVDEGAYVKKGQPLFKINDLPYKEQLNTALAGLHAAEAELVNAQLEVDKLEPLVQNKVVSDVQLKTAQAAHQLAKARVEQGRAAVAAAKINLGYTTVKAPVSGYVGRLLRKQGSLVAPTDPQALAQISDVHEVHVYFSLGERDFTNFKNQYPGRNLNEKLRLLPPVDLILTDQSTFASQGKIDMIDGQFDKNTGAITVRASFPNAEGFLRSGNTGKIRLSLNHPNTILVPTASTVELQDKVFVFAVGDSNKVSRQAIQVAGKSGSAYLVKDGLKVGDRIVYNGFDHLQEGQIIQPEKLTQDSLNRTSFIR, encoded by the coding sequence ATGAAAAAACTTAAAAAAATATCATATACCCATTCAGTTGCGGTGCTTGGTTTAGTAACGCTGCTATTCGTATCTGCCTGCAGCTCCAAAGAAACTGCCCAAACTGCACCGCCCCCACCGCCGGCTTTGCCCGTTATAAGTCTGGAGGCCAACGCCGTAACTACTTACCAGGAATATCCGGCTACCGTAGAAGGATTAACCAACATCGAAATCCGGCCGCAGGTAAACGGCTACCTGGATCAGGTTTATGTAGATGAAGGCGCCTATGTTAAAAAAGGCCAGCCCTTGTTTAAAATAAACGACCTGCCTTACAAAGAACAACTAAATACGGCCTTAGCCGGTTTGCACGCCGCAGAAGCCGAACTGGTAAACGCCCAACTGGAAGTAGATAAACTGGAGCCACTGGTTCAGAATAAAGTAGTTTCGGATGTTCAGCTTAAAACCGCGCAAGCCGCTCATCAATTAGCGAAAGCCCGGGTAGAGCAGGGGAGAGCCGCCGTGGCCGCCGCCAAAATAAACCTGGGTTATACCACCGTAAAAGCCCCGGTAAGTGGCTACGTGGGCCGTTTGCTCCGGAAACAAGGCAGTCTGGTGGCCCCTACCGATCCGCAGGCCCTTGCCCAGATTTCGGATGTGCACGAGGTACACGTTTATTTTTCCCTGGGCGAAAGAGACTTTACTAATTTTAAAAACCAGTACCCCGGCCGGAATTTAAACGAAAAGCTCCGCCTGCTGCCGCCCGTGGATTTAATTTTAACCGACCAAAGCACTTTTGCCAGCCAGGGTAAAATCGACATGATTGATGGGCAGTTTGATAAAAATACCGGCGCGATTACCGTAAGGGCCAGTTTCCCCAACGCCGAAGGTTTCCTGCGGTCGGGTAATACCGGTAAAATACGGCTAAGCCTGAACCACCCCAACACCATTCTGGTACCTACCGCCTCCACCGTAGAATTGCAGGACAAAGTGTTTGTTTTTGCCGTCGGCGACAGCAATAAAGTGAGCCGCCAGGCCATTCAGGTAGCCGGCAAAAGCGGCAGTGCTTACCTCGTGAAAGATGGCTTGAAAGTAGGCGACCGCATTGTTTATAATGGATTTGACCATTTGCAGGAAGGCCAGATTATTCAGCCCGAAAAATTAACTCAAGATAGTTTAAACCGCACCTCTTTTATCAGATAA